In a single window of the uncultured Dysgonomonas sp. genome:
- a CDS encoding WG repeat-containing protein, which produces MKNKSYALFFLLLILMLASCASHRKYTFSTLDSFHSLNGTYVNRDGYITQAFNIRKNYIDLVRLEFAASDTLNVYCLTDTGYVHFVSRKGKLNKKKNYFEIVFEKNRAIFLLMNGISNDKVRIGVDSAGKLFLNKRYDSFGNFLILMGGYDYDFGESMEMLSDTVLRPVRKEGKWGYARADGSIEIEPQYDFVRLFEGNVARVQIDKKWGLINRSGEEVAPAIYTNIGDFEDQKTTRAYRGEKEGFIGRDGKEAVPVVYDRIDYISSGDSIGKSRLDGRYGYVSRMGVIVPPVFDAAEYIGTYYNHSYVKDVRKTLPNYIGEVVIEKKRYAIDDNGYIYNISDNIMGKVKILLDSKRHWTEIYVPKGKDEEQMDIHRIVPATGQ; this is translated from the coding sequence ATGAAAAACAAGAGTTACGCACTATTTTTTCTTCTGCTTATTCTCATGCTTGCATCCTGCGCATCGCATAGGAAATACACATTTAGTACACTGGATTCATTCCATTCGCTCAACGGGACATATGTGAATCGGGACGGCTATATAACGCAGGCATTCAATATACGCAAAAATTATATTGATCTGGTCAGGCTCGAATTTGCTGCATCTGATACACTAAACGTATATTGCCTTACCGATACGGGCTATGTACATTTTGTTTCGCGCAAAGGGAAGCTGAATAAAAAGAAGAACTACTTTGAGATCGTTTTCGAAAAAAACAGAGCCATATTTCTGTTGATGAATGGTATATCGAACGATAAAGTCAGGATAGGAGTAGATTCGGCAGGTAAATTATTCTTAAACAAACGATACGATAGCTTCGGCAATTTTCTCATCCTGATGGGCGGCTATGATTATGACTTTGGAGAGAGTATGGAGATGTTAAGCGATACTGTACTCCGTCCTGTCCGCAAAGAAGGCAAATGGGGATATGCCCGTGCGGACGGTAGTATAGAGATAGAGCCGCAATATGACTTTGTGAGGCTGTTTGAGGGTAATGTAGCCCGGGTGCAGATAGATAAAAAATGGGGTTTGATAAATAGGTCAGGTGAGGAGGTCGCTCCTGCGATATATACAAATATAGGGGACTTTGAGGATCAAAAGACCACCCGTGCCTATCGCGGCGAAAAAGAAGGTTTTATAGGCCGTGACGGAAAAGAAGCGGTGCCTGTGGTATACGACAGAATAGATTATATAAGTAGCGGGGACAGTATAGGAAAAAGCCGTCTGGATGGCAGATACGGGTATGTGAGCCGTATGGGCGTTATTGTACCGCCTGTATTTGATGCAGCCGAGTACATTGGTACTTATTACAATCACAGCTATGTGAAGGATGTAAGAAAGACATTGCCCAATTATATAGGAGAAGTTGTAATAGAGAAAAAGCGATATGCAATAGATGATAACGGATACATATACAATATTTCGGATAATATAATGGGTAAGGTCAAGATCTTACTGGATTCGAAAAGGCACTGGACCGAAATATATGTACCTAAAGGTAAAGATGAGGAACAAATGGATATACACCGCATTGTGCCTGCCACAGGACAATAA
- a CDS encoding WG repeat-containing protein, with translation MKNVSLYCFLTIILFFPSCVFHRNYKFSRLDSLQSLNGIYENRDNIITRSLNMSGEKDVDLVKLEFTDSQTLNVSCLVDSGFGVNRTFKGKFKPEKGYFEIVFDKKWLCLLIFYHHSSDKVRIGRGTFGKLFLTKEVAYRQQTLIVFGDAYDYDYGESLDKVEGIVLRPALRFEKWGYADPEGNIIIRPVYDFARRFEGEVARVLKDKKWGLIDKAGNEIQAPAYSEIEEFGRLEIARAYHNKKTGFINRAGKEVVPVIYDKIDDVYTGDSITTTMLNGKYGFVSYSGVIVPPVFDHAMRRDDVTGHNKAMKRILPGYVGTAEVDRVRYAVDEDGYIYRMTGRSEIEPASRKHWTELPVPQGQQNIHRLFPVSDK, from the coding sequence ATGAAAAACGTGTCCCTATACTGTTTTCTGACCATTATCCTATTTTTTCCATCCTGCGTTTTTCACAGGAATTATAAGTTTAGCCGGCTCGATTCGTTGCAATCGCTCAATGGAATATATGAAAACAGAGATAATATTATAACCCGGTCGCTGAATATGAGTGGCGAAAAGGATGTAGACCTCGTCAAGTTAGAATTTACCGATTCGCAGACACTGAATGTGTCATGCCTGGTCGATTCGGGCTTCGGGGTCAACAGGACTTTTAAAGGCAAATTCAAACCGGAGAAGGGCTATTTTGAAATCGTTTTTGATAAGAAATGGTTATGTCTTCTAATATTTTATCATCATTCGAGCGATAAGGTCAGGATAGGACGGGGCACTTTCGGAAAACTGTTTCTAACCAAGGAGGTAGCCTATAGGCAACAAACGCTCATCGTTTTCGGAGATGCATACGACTATGACTATGGCGAAAGCCTCGACAAAGTGGAAGGAATCGTTCTGCGTCCCGCCCTCCGCTTCGAAAAATGGGGATATGCAGACCCCGAAGGCAATATTATAATACGTCCCGTTTATGATTTTGCACGGCGGTTTGAAGGAGAAGTAGCCCGTGTACTCAAAGACAAGAAGTGGGGATTGATAGACAAGGCCGGAAACGAAATACAGGCTCCTGCCTATAGCGAAATAGAAGAGTTTGGCAGGCTGGAGATCGCACGGGCTTACCACAACAAGAAAACGGGCTTTATCAACCGGGCAGGGAAGGAAGTGGTACCTGTAATCTATGATAAAATAGATGATGTATATACCGGCGACAGTATTACCACGACAATGCTTAACGGAAAGTACGGATTTGTGAGCTATAGCGGGGTTATTGTGCCTCCTGTTTTCGATCATGCCATGCGTAGAGACGATGTCACGGGGCACAACAAGGCAATGAAACGAATTTTACCGGGGTATGTGGGTACAGCCGAGGTAGACAGAGTGCGGTATGCAGTAGACGAAGACGGCTACATTTACAGGATGACAGGCCGATCGGAGATAGAGCCTGCATCGCGAAAGCACTGGACAGAATTGCCTGTGCCGCAGGGACAGCAAAATATACACAGGCTTTTTCCTGTCTCGGATAAGTAA